Proteins from a genomic interval of Nitrospina gracilis Nb-211:
- a CDS encoding dimethylarginine dimethylaminohydrolase family protein: protein MKPRMLMCAPDHFGVRYVINPWMEDQIDHINTDRARAQWEAFYQALSEQAEVHLIEPRRESPDMVFTANAGLLVDGIFVLSRFRHKERQGEEPFFLKWFQQYESEIVKLADGIAFEGEGDALPQPGQDWIWAGWGFRTDLASQRFIEQKVGRPMVSLHLVDPRFYHLDTCFCPLPNDRAMYFPEAFDADSLRQIEARIAPENRIAVSPEDAEHFACNAARVHNTLFMNHATPALRRRLNSLGFSVVICPVDEFMKAGGANKCLTLVLDAGDPAGALPKNAEQAASPR, encoded by the coding sequence ATGAAGCCCAGAATGCTGATGTGTGCGCCGGATCATTTCGGCGTTCGGTACGTGATCAATCCGTGGATGGAAGACCAGATCGACCACATCAATACCGACCGCGCCCGCGCGCAGTGGGAGGCGTTTTATCAGGCGTTGAGCGAACAGGCGGAGGTGCACCTCATCGAGCCCAGGCGCGAGTCGCCGGACATGGTGTTCACCGCCAACGCCGGGCTTCTGGTGGACGGCATTTTCGTGCTGAGCCGGTTCCGCCACAAAGAGCGCCAGGGCGAGGAACCGTTTTTCCTGAAATGGTTCCAGCAGTACGAAAGCGAGATCGTGAAACTCGCGGACGGCATCGCCTTCGAAGGCGAGGGAGATGCCTTGCCACAGCCGGGGCAGGACTGGATCTGGGCAGGCTGGGGATTCCGCACGGACCTCGCTTCGCAACGCTTCATCGAACAGAAGGTCGGGAGGCCAATGGTGTCGCTCCACCTCGTTGACCCCCGCTTTTACCACCTCGACACCTGCTTCTGCCCTCTGCCGAACGACCGGGCGATGTACTTTCCCGAAGCATTCGACGCCGACAGCCTGCGGCAGATTGAGGCGCGCATCGCTCCGGAAAACCGGATCGCCGTCTCGCCGGAGGACGCCGAGCATTTTGCCTGCAACGCCGCCCGTGTCCACAATACGCTGTTCATGAACCACGCCACCCCCGCCCTGCGGCGGAGGTTGAATTCGCTGGGCTTTTCGGTGGTGATCTGCCCGGTGGACGAGTTTATGAAGGCCGGCGGCGCCAACAAGTGCCTGACATTGGTGCTGGATGCAGGCGACCCCGCCGGAGCCCTTCCCAAAAACGCGGAACAGGCCGCCTCCCCCCGCTGA